The following are encoded in a window of Lactobacillus acidophilus genomic DNA:
- a CDS encoding YibE/F family protein has product MSTLMALIIVLAILMTIVGGETGIRSFFSVLINTLLLILVAMLISWGINIAVLTLIFIPLKLVTIIFLGTHDYTVAKNSFYSSFLVCLIVSLFIWGCQYLAQAAGLGPEAGELLVGLSQMPGLSYPMIAVTVAIFSTLGAIAEAAVAMSSGLLEIKKHNPNISEEELMASGTTIGNDVLGTAMNTILFGMFGSFLSLFLWYFRLGYTPGEVVNEKLFVNEALIIMYSLIGVILTVPLSSFMLSRGMSKKGVKNENRKSDTN; this is encoded by the coding sequence ATGAGTACCTTAATGGCCTTAATTATTGTTTTGGCAATATTAATGACAATCGTAGGTGGTGAGACTGGAATTCGAAGTTTCTTTAGTGTTTTGATTAATACTTTGCTATTAATTTTGGTAGCGATGTTAATTTCATGGGGCATAAATATTGCTGTCTTAACTTTAATTTTTATTCCATTGAAATTAGTGACGATCATTTTCTTGGGAACGCATGATTATACGGTAGCTAAGAACTCATTTTATTCTAGTTTTTTGGTGTGTTTGATAGTTAGTTTATTTATTTGGGGATGCCAATATTTAGCACAAGCTGCAGGCCTGGGACCAGAAGCTGGAGAATTGTTAGTTGGTTTATCACAAATGCCCGGATTAAGTTATCCGATGATTGCAGTAACAGTAGCCATCTTTTCAACTTTAGGTGCAATTGCAGAAGCAGCGGTTGCGATGAGTTCAGGTTTGCTTGAAATAAAAAAGCATAATCCTAATATTAGTGAAGAAGAATTAATGGCTAGTGGAACGACAATTGGTAATGATGTTTTGGGTACTGCAATGAACACTATCTTATTTGGGATGTTTGGCAGCTTTTTGTCATTATTTCTATGGTATTTCCGTTTGGGATATACTCCAGGTGAAGTAGTTAATGAAAAACTTTTTGTTAATGAAGCATTAATTATCATGTATTCGTTAATTGGCGTTATATTAACAGTACCGTTATCTTCATTTATGTTATCTAGAGGAATGAGCAAGAAGGGAGTAAAAAATGAAAATAGAAAATCTGACACTAACTAA